The following is a genomic window from Marinococcus sp. PL1-022.
CATAATTCATAAAAATTACATAAAATTTTATCGAAAAGCGAAGGAATCCTGTTCAGCGGCGCGGGCCCTGGAAGAGCTTTGGATAAAGGGGCTTTTTCCCTTTAACAAAGATTTGAAGGGACACGCCGCCGCTGGCTTCCGGAGCTGGACAGATAGAAAAGCGGAGGAGCCTTGCTCAACCGCGACAGGTACTTCCCAGTCGTGCAGGGCAGCCTGCTGCCCGAAACCGGCTGGAAAGTAACCCCGAGCGGTTAGGCTCCGGAGCTGGACAGACAGAAAAGCGGAGCCGACCTGTATGACCGCCCCGGACGGCTGGCGCGAGCCTTGTTGGAAGCGTCGATAGACGATGAAACAAGGATGAAGCCAATGGCCCGGGCGGTCGGGAGGCGGAGCTGGACAGACAGAAAAGCGGAGAATAGATATTAACCGAACTGACCTGCCTCGTGCGGGCCTCAAAGCTGAACAAAATCCGGAAAAGATTCACTTTTCAAAAGAGAATTTTTCCGGATCTTCATCAACAGCAATTAATATATTATGTTCGTTTAGCTTTTCACTCAGATCGCGCGCTTCTTCATCACTGTATCCAAGCTTTGTTAATCGTTCATAAATATCCGATGCACCGTTTCGGAAAAACTGTTTTACGAACTCCACCGGACTTGTAGCGTCTGCTTCTGTATCACTTACTTTTAGTTCTTTCGCAGTCGCTTTTTCCGCCTCAAGAGCCAAAGCATAAATCTGTTCCTTTTGGATCCCCTGCATCTTTAATTTATCTACAGCCTTCTGTGCTTCTTCTACGGATACAAAAATACGAGCGGTAGGCAATAGTTCCCCCTCCTTGCAAGGAATATTACCACTCCGCCCGTAAAATGAAACA
Proteins encoded in this region:
- a CDS encoding general stress protein, with amino-acid sequence MPTARIFVSVEEAQKAVDKLKMQGIQKEQIYALALEAEKATAKELKVSDTEADATSPVEFVKQFFRNGASDIYERLTKLGYSDEEARDLSEKLNEHNILIAVDEDPEKFSFEK